TTACGGATGCTACGTGGAGTTCTTGTGGCTGAGGTGCTCTGTCTAGTTTGTCTGTTACTATTGTTGTTTTTCTTGTGTTGTTTGTGAGTATTTTTTCTGCAAGTGTGAGGGCTGTCCCAGAGGGGCTGTCTTTTTTCCTTTTATGATGCAGCTCATATGCCATTATGTCATATTCTTCGAAATTTTCTATTAGTTTTGCAGTATATGCTGCTATTGAGAAGAATATATGTGCGCCTATGGAGAAGTTGGAGCCCCATAGGTATGCTGTATTGTTTGCTATTATTTTTTTTACTTCTTCTATCTTATCTGTCCAGCCTGTGGTTCCTACTACTGCTGGGGTTTTTGTTTCTGCGTATATTTTTGCATTGTCAAATACGGATACTGCATGGGAAAATTCTATTGC
This sequence is a window from Spirochaetia bacterium 38H-sp. Protein-coding genes within it:
- the dapB gene encoding 4-hydroxy-tetrahydrodipicolinate reductase encodes the protein MNVAIIGYGQMGKEVEKILVQRGHKVTVRIDPHTEADYPTLSAEMLSDTDAAIEFSHAVSVFDNAKIYAETKTPAVVGTTGWTDKIEEVKKIIANNTAYLWGSNFSIGAHIFFSIAAYTAKLIENFEEYDIMAYELHHKRKKDSPSGTALTLAEKILTNNTRKTTIVTDKLDRAPQPQELHVASVRGGEIPGTHTVICDSQADSIEITHRARNRSGFALGAVRAAEWLADKKGFFTVDDFISDILGGIR